A part of Myxococcales bacterium genomic DNA contains:
- the ligA gene encoding NAD-dependent DNA ligase LigA, whose product MRDAKNILENSKELLDKLPNLSESQISSLVAYHNQKYFRDADPEISDEAFDKLVETLRFINPDSPELEHIEESSSFREEIVHKQPMLSLEKCYDVQTFFKWAEKINGDFVVMPKIDGVACSIIYSPKGKLISAATRGDGKIGENITQNIKMIKDIPHHLHSHMLKDFVDKTTAIEIRGEVYLPLSRFNDEYSTIFANPRNLAAGALKHKEKEKSKAYGLSFFPYDIRGTKAATEKQKFEILAECNFSMMPWHIVKNNEKTSEVYFQLEKDRATFDYEIDGVVYRANEQSEQTRLGETAHHPRFAIAFKFHGESAQTKLERVEWSVSRSGIITPVAIVKPIFVSGANVSRASLHNLRIFNALELCEESLVEINRRGGVIPHVERVLMRRGAPIEIPKHCPSCHHATYIEDEFLYCSNKEKCVVATVARLVHFAHVIGIEGMGEKIVAKLHAAGFIKHYQDIYQLKIENILQIEGMGQLSATKLIEEINSKREIELQAFLRALGIDEVGANIAELIAANFHSLSKVRELSIEDLTPIFGIGERIAQSVVAGLEDYSEEIDEILLYVKIKDFTEALEVADKNSPIFGKSFVFTGKMAHMERKSAQELVKKMGGRAPGAMSDKVDFLVIGDDGSPLLGQGNKSTKQKTAEKLIAQGSAIKIISESEFLKMASG is encoded by the coding sequence ATGCGTGATGCCAAAAATATTTTAGAAAATAGTAAAGAGCTTTTGGATAAGCTTCCCAATTTATCGGAATCCCAAATCAGTTCTTTAGTGGCATATCACAATCAAAAATACTTTCGTGATGCCGATCCAGAGATTAGTGACGAAGCTTTTGATAAGTTGGTTGAAACACTGCGATTTATTAATCCAGATTCACCTGAGCTAGAACATATTGAAGAGTCTTCAAGCTTTCGTGAAGAAATTGTTCATAAACAACCCATGCTGTCACTGGAAAAATGCTACGACGTGCAAACTTTTTTTAAGTGGGCAGAAAAAATAAATGGTGATTTTGTAGTGATGCCAAAAATTGATGGTGTAGCGTGCAGCATTATTTATTCTCCCAAAGGTAAATTAATTTCAGCAGCAACGCGTGGTGACGGAAAAATTGGCGAAAATATCACGCAAAATATCAAGATGATAAAAGATATTCCTCATCATCTGCACTCACATATGCTCAAAGATTTTGTTGATAAAACAACGGCTATTGAAATCCGTGGCGAGGTTTATTTGCCTTTGAGCAGATTTAATGACGAATACTCAACAATTTTCGCTAATCCTAGAAATCTTGCAGCCGGAGCGCTTAAACATAAAGAAAAAGAAAAATCTAAAGCCTATGGTCTAAGTTTTTTTCCTTACGATATTAGGGGAACAAAAGCTGCTACCGAAAAGCAAAAGTTTGAAATTCTCGCTGAGTGCAATTTTTCTATGATGCCGTGGCATATAGTAAAAAATAACGAAAAAACATCAGAAGTTTATTTTCAACTCGAAAAAGATCGAGCTACCTTTGACTATGAGATAGATGGTGTGGTCTATCGAGCTAATGAACAATCTGAACAGACTCGACTAGGGGAAACAGCTCATCATCCACGTTTTGCCATAGCGTTTAAGTTTCACGGTGAGTCGGCTCAAACAAAGCTTGAGAGAGTGGAATGGTCGGTATCGAGAAGTGGAATTATTACACCTGTGGCAATTGTTAAACCTATTTTTGTTTCTGGTGCAAATGTTTCCAGAGCATCATTGCATAACCTGCGAATCTTTAACGCACTTGAGTTGTGTGAAGAATCTTTGGTGGAGATCAATCGCCGTGGTGGTGTAATTCCCCATGTAGAAAGAGTTTTGATGAGAAGGGGAGCGCCTATAGAAATACCTAAACATTGCCCTTCTTGTCATCATGCAACCTATATTGAGGATGAATTTCTTTATTGCAGCAACAAAGAAAAATGTGTGGTTGCCACCGTTGCTCGTTTGGTGCACTTTGCCCACGTTATCGGTATTGAGGGAATGGGTGAAAAAATTGTTGCAAAATTGCATGCAGCCGGTTTTATCAAACATTATCAAGATATCTATCAGCTTAAAATAGAAAATATTTTACAGATCGAGGGCATGGGGCAATTGAGTGCCACTAAACTTATCGAAGAAATTAATTCAAAACGAGAAATTGAACTTCAAGCTTTTTTGCGAGCCCTGGGTATCGATGAAGTAGGTGCCAATATCGCTGAATTAATTGCTGCCAATTTTCATTCTTTATCTAAAGTTAGAGAGTTATCGATTGAAGACCTCACACCGATTTTTGGAATCGGTGAAAGAATTGCACAATCCGTGGTAGCTGGACTCGAAGACTATAGCGAAGAAATCGATGAAATTTTGCTTTATGTAAAAATAAAAGATTTTACAGAAGCTTTGGAAGTTGCAGATAAAAACAGTCCTATCTTTGGTAAGAGTTTTGTTTTCACCGGAAAAATGGCTCACATGGAAAGAAAATCGGCACAAGAGTTGGTAAAAAAAATGGGCGGTAGAGCGCCTGGTGCTATGAGTGATAAGGTAGATTTTTTGGTTATTGGCGATGATGGATCACCACTCTTAGGTCAAGGAAATAAAAGCACCAAACAAAAGACAGCCGAAAAACTTATTGCTCAAGGAAGTGCCATAAAAATAATTAGTGAAAGTGAGTTTTTAAAAATGGCTTCAGGATAA
- a CDS encoding DUF2608 domain-containing protein — translation MATKYDLSAAVLLSALLIFGLVYFLFNKNAKSEVIISDRMSEFIDAIDQSMVAKSHQLIVFDLDDTVFRSSSILGTPTWYYHTINILRQNGAPSQDAFYVVNDIDKVIQENVKVMVVEQSTITAIKRWQSLGATIVGVSSRPSYFQEVTEKHLKQIGLAFNAPVFQCVEQQWSYARSVFKGGVIYAGKKISKDQAFIKFHDLAVGCGLSVELIGQADDQQRYISKVSQYAQDSRINYLGIIYGGALSRTEFNVVEAGQKLLELETRLKRVIVPQAYRSVLMGAR, via the coding sequence ATGGCTACTAAATACGATCTTAGTGCTGCTGTGCTTTTAAGTGCACTTTTGATCTTTGGTCTGGTTTATTTTCTTTTCAACAAGAATGCCAAATCAGAGGTAATTATTTCTGATCGAATGAGCGAATTTATCGACGCCATCGATCAAAGCATGGTTGCAAAAAGTCATCAGCTTATAGTCTTTGATCTAGATGATACAGTTTTTCGCTCGAGCTCAATTTTGGGAACTCCAACGTGGTATTACCACACCATCAATATCCTAAGGCAAAATGGTGCACCAAGTCAGGATGCCTTTTATGTGGTTAATGATATTGATAAGGTCATTCAGGAAAATGTCAAAGTGATGGTGGTAGAGCAATCTACCATTACCGCAATCAAAAGATGGCAAAGTTTAGGAGCAACCATTGTTGGAGTAAGTTCACGACCATCATATTTCCAAGAAGTGACAGAAAAACATCTAAAGCAGATAGGCTTAGCTTTTAATGCGCCTGTTTTTCAGTGTGTTGAGCAGCAGTGGTCCTATGCGAGGAGCGTCTTTAAAGGCGGGGTAATTTATGCTGGAAAAAAAATTTCTAAAGACCAAGCATTTATTAAGTTTCATGACCTGGCTGTAGGCTGTGGTTTATCAGTTGAATTGATTGGGCAGGCCGATGATCAGCAGCGTTATATTTCAAAAGTATCTCAGTACGCGCAGGATTCACGCATTAATTATTTAGGAATAATTTATGGAGGTGCTTTGTCTCGTACGGAATTCAATGTTGTTGAAGCTGGACAAAAATTACTTGAATTAGAAACAAGACTCAAGCGTGTGATAGTGCCACAGGCATACCGTTCGGTCTTAATGGGGGCCCGCTGA
- a CDS encoding phytanoyl-CoA dioxygenase family protein translates to MAEDRDLRAEFAAKGYAHLKSLVDPVSCEKLIFRMRDLVAHRCVGEKNNFFRAGEEQQSCDDFFLNSAKNISFFWDPNAHKAKKNDNPFFLLNKVGHALHHRCPVFGKFSHQQRFYQIVRMLGQQSPLLVQSMFIFKQSGFGDAVPAHQDATFLYTEPNSVIGLWFALEDANEDNGCLWVLEGGHVGPLKTRFIKGGKSTCFSAAKRVHWPKNSFKPVPAKKGDVIVLHGMLPHFSEENRSSKTRYAYTLHFIDGKAYFPKSNWLK, encoded by the coding sequence ATGGCAGAAGACAGGGATTTACGAGCGGAATTTGCCGCTAAAGGTTATGCGCATTTGAAATCCTTGGTGGATCCAGTTTCTTGTGAAAAATTAATATTTCGTATGCGTGATTTGGTAGCACATAGGTGTGTGGGGGAGAAAAATAATTTTTTTCGCGCGGGAGAAGAGCAACAGTCGTGTGACGATTTTTTTCTTAATTCTGCCAAGAATATATCTTTTTTTTGGGATCCAAACGCACATAAAGCCAAAAAAAATGATAATCCATTTTTTTTATTGAACAAAGTAGGGCATGCTCTGCATCATAGGTGTCCGGTCTTTGGCAAGTTTTCCCATCAACAGCGCTTTTATCAGATTGTTCGAATGCTGGGCCAGCAATCACCACTTCTTGTGCAATCAATGTTTATTTTTAAGCAGTCTGGCTTTGGTGATGCTGTGCCTGCTCATCAGGATGCAACATTTCTCTACACTGAGCCAAACTCTGTTATAGGTTTGTGGTTTGCTTTAGAAGATGCCAACGAGGATAATGGCTGTTTATGGGTGCTGGAAGGTGGCCATGTGGGACCATTAAAAACACGTTTCATCAAAGGAGGAAAATCCACTTGCTTTAGCGCTGCTAAACGAGTGCATTGGCCTAAAAATAGTTTTAAACCAGTGCCGGCAAAAAAAGGAGACGTGATTGTTTTACACGGTATGCTGCCTCATTTTAGTGAGGAAAATAGATCGTCTAAAACTCGTTATGCTTACACGTTGCATTTTATTGATGGCAAGGCATATTTTCCCAAGTCCAACTGGTTGAAGTAA
- the typA gene encoding translational GTPase TypA codes for MTTSSKNIRNVAIIAHVDHGKTTMIDNLFKQAGLFQAHQHMDDRVMDSGELEKERGITITAKNANFTWRDTQINIIDTPGHADFGGEVERALFMADGAILLVDAAEGPLPQTRFVLRKAFEKGLHVAVVINKVDRPDARIDEVEEHVMELFYDLAVSEEQTQYTTVYASAKEGWASKDKGVVKENLHDLLDLIVDEFPPPKLENDGQFRMLVANLSYSSFVGQVAIGRVESGSVKVGQRVILIDEQNKRNAFTISSLETFFGLGTKKVESLSAGEIALIAGFPSPKIGDTICQEEVLEALPRINVDPPSVAIKVSVNTSPFAGQEGEYLTSRKLEEVLRKACLTNVALDIEPTQNPEMFLLKGRGELQIVILLEELRRSGYELMVGRPEIIPHEKDGEKFEAEDQMVIDVPDNFVGTVTELLSERGGRMESMTTLEGSNRVRMEFSIPARGLIALRSTLLTRTKGEAIYSSSFKGYIPFLGQRLSRANGALVADRSGVSTEYGLFNLQDRGKLFIGAGAKVYEGMVFGENNRTNDINANPAREKKLTNMRASGKDESTKLSGIYPLDLDAAIEWIDDDEWVEITPKTIRVRKDELRTNFRKVIRNVS; via the coding sequence ATGACCACAAGCAGTAAAAATATTCGCAATGTAGCTATAATTGCTCACGTCGATCACGGCAAAACAACCATGATTGATAATCTTTTCAAACAAGCAGGCCTCTTCCAGGCTCACCAACACATGGATGATCGGGTGATGGATTCTGGTGAACTTGAAAAAGAGCGAGGCATCACCATTACAGCTAAAAATGCCAATTTCACCTGGCGCGATACGCAAATTAATATTATCGATACCCCCGGTCACGCCGATTTTGGTGGTGAAGTAGAACGGGCTCTCTTCATGGCTGACGGTGCTATTCTGCTGGTTGACGCTGCAGAAGGGCCTCTTCCGCAAACTCGTTTCGTATTAAGAAAAGCTTTTGAAAAAGGTCTACACGTTGCAGTGGTAATCAACAAGGTCGATCGTCCTGATGCTCGAATCGATGAAGTTGAAGAGCACGTCATGGAATTATTTTACGATCTGGCTGTGAGCGAAGAGCAGACCCAATACACAACTGTTTATGCCAGCGCCAAGGAAGGTTGGGCGAGCAAGGATAAAGGCGTCGTTAAAGAGAATCTTCATGATTTATTAGATCTAATCGTAGATGAATTTCCTCCTCCTAAATTGGAGAATGACGGCCAATTCAGAATGCTTGTGGCAAATCTCTCTTATTCATCATTCGTTGGCCAAGTAGCCATTGGACGTGTCGAATCTGGCTCCGTCAAAGTAGGACAGCGCGTTATTTTGATTGATGAACAAAATAAGCGCAATGCTTTTACCATAAGCTCTCTCGAAACTTTTTTTGGTCTAGGAACCAAGAAAGTAGAAAGCTTAAGCGCAGGCGAAATTGCGCTGATCGCAGGTTTTCCAAGCCCAAAGATTGGCGATACCATCTGCCAAGAAGAAGTTTTGGAGGCTCTTCCACGAATCAATGTTGACCCTCCATCAGTTGCCATCAAAGTATCGGTCAATACTTCGCCTTTTGCTGGACAAGAGGGTGAATATCTCACCAGCCGTAAACTAGAAGAAGTTTTAAGAAAAGCCTGCCTCACCAATGTGGCGCTCGACATTGAACCTACGCAGAACCCTGAAATGTTTCTTTTAAAAGGGCGCGGTGAGCTACAGATTGTAATTTTGCTCGAAGAATTGCGTCGCAGCGGTTATGAGCTCATGGTTGGACGTCCAGAGATTATTCCTCACGAAAAAGATGGCGAAAAATTTGAAGCGGAAGATCAAATGGTGATCGATGTTCCCGATAATTTTGTTGGGACTGTCACAGAGCTTTTATCTGAGCGAGGCGGTCGAATGGAGTCTATGACTACACTCGAGGGTTCAAACCGGGTGCGCATGGAATTCTCTATACCTGCCCGTGGTTTGATCGCTTTGCGCTCCACTCTGCTGACACGCACCAAGGGAGAAGCCATCTACTCAAGTTCTTTTAAAGGCTACATTCCTTTTCTTGGCCAGCGCCTATCACGCGCCAACGGAGCTCTTGTCGCAGATCGCAGTGGAGTTTCTACCGAGTATGGTCTTTTTAATCTTCAAGATCGAGGAAAGCTGTTTATTGGTGCTGGTGCAAAAGTCTACGAGGGCATGGTTTTTGGCGAAAATAATCGTACTAACGATATCAATGCCAACCCTGCTCGCGAGAAAAAGCTTACCAATATGCGAGCATCCGGAAAAGATGAATCCACCAAACTTTCTGGGATTTATCCTTTGGATCTCGATGCCGCAATCGAATGGATCGATGATGATGAATGGGTAGAAATTACCCCCAAAACCATCCGAGTACGCAAGGATGAACTAAGAACTAACTTCAGAAAAGTTATTCGTAATGTTTCTTAA
- a CDS encoding GNAT family N-acetyltransferase yields the protein MLSKIKRHHIILLFLLGLISVVGIIIWKDDQSEGQKLIIRPFNQKSDLVPLSTLINANKFMLSENNNFPTEKFLLWRAPNFDPARKGQAHIDVIEVDGVPAGFVSFYRKSTSAGYVWLLAVDKHFRGQGLGQKLMEHALGQLKQQGARFVTLTTRTINTQALKLYLKLGFVEKSRDEERGIVFLTKENL from the coding sequence ATGCTTTCAAAAATAAAACGGCACCATATCATACTCTTATTCCTTTTAGGCCTCATCAGTGTGGTAGGAATCATTATTTGGAAGGATGATCAAAGCGAGGGCCAAAAGCTCATTATTCGCCCCTTCAACCAAAAAAGCGATTTGGTTCCGCTTAGCACATTGATAAATGCCAATAAATTTATGCTTTCGGAAAACAATAATTTTCCCACGGAAAAATTTCTTCTTTGGCGTGCTCCTAACTTTGATCCGGCCAGAAAAGGACAAGCTCATATCGACGTTATTGAAGTAGATGGTGTGCCTGCTGGTTTCGTTTCTTTCTATCGAAAATCAACTTCGGCCGGCTATGTTTGGCTTCTTGCAGTAGACAAACATTTCCGCGGCCAGGGTTTGGGGCAAAAACTCATGGAACATGCGCTCGGTCAACTCAAGCAGCAGGGGGCACGCTTTGTCACCCTCACCACACGCACAATTAACACCCAAGCCTTAAAGCTATATTTGAAACTTGGATTTGTTGAAAAATCTCGTGATGAGGAACGTGGCATTGTGTTTCTTACAAAAGAGAATTTATAA
- the tolQ gene encoding protein TolQ, whose protein sequence is MFSFTSMFSHAGPVGLMVMVILLLFSVFSWAIILSKWLMLKGMLQNNSKFIDQFWQTKDLNLLLGQGNTGCPSAQIFKDGVHEFERQLQKNKEKSEAFLVIERALVRSGRSELKRAEAQLPVLASIGSISPFIGLFGTVVGIMSSFHQIGEAGNANLSTVAPGIAEALLATALGLFAAIPAVMAYNFFQTKLKSLKGDLENFSLDVLAVLRSQK, encoded by the coding sequence ATGTTTTCATTTACTTCAATGTTTTCCCATGCAGGTCCAGTAGGACTGATGGTAATGGTGATTTTATTACTATTTTCTGTTTTTTCTTGGGCAATAATTTTGAGCAAGTGGCTTATGCTCAAGGGCATGCTGCAAAATAACAGCAAATTTATTGATCAATTTTGGCAGACCAAAGATTTAAATTTATTGCTCGGTCAAGGAAATACAGGATGTCCGAGTGCTCAAATATTTAAGGATGGCGTGCACGAATTTGAACGCCAACTTCAAAAAAACAAAGAAAAAAGTGAGGCATTTTTAGTGATAGAGCGCGCATTGGTCCGTTCGGGGCGCAGTGAACTCAAGAGAGCAGAAGCTCAACTTCCAGTGCTTGCTTCTATAGGATCCATATCACCATTTATCGGTTTGTTTGGTACTGTGGTTGGCATTATGTCTTCGTTCCATCAAATCGGCGAAGCTGGTAATGCTAATCTTTCTACCGTGGCCCCTGGAATTGCCGAAGCATTATTGGCTACGGCCCTGGGACTGTTTGCTGCTATTCCCGCAGTGATGGCCTATAATTTCTTTCAAACAAAATTAAAGTCGCTCAAAGGAGATTTAGAAAATTTCTCCCTTGATGTGCTTGCAGTGTTGCGATCGCAAAAATAG
- the rpsD gene encoding 30S ribosomal protein S4: MARYRGPRLKIIRRLGTQLPGLMRSEGDLRRPYPPGQHGPTRRAKLSDYAVRLREKQKLRFHYGISEKQFRRYVSKASSAKGNPGTNLLQALETRLDNAVFRAGMAPTVRAARQMAGHGHFVVNGKRVDIPSYPLRVGDVISIHENSKMREQIKNNRKDPNNLSLPSYIEIDDAQTAAKITMKPAREDIPVEVLEQFVIEYYSGR, from the coding sequence ATGGCACGTTATCGTGGCCCAAGGCTAAAAATTATTCGTCGACTTGGCACTCAACTTCCAGGTCTTATGCGCAGTGAAGGCGATTTACGTCGTCCTTATCCACCCGGGCAACATGGGCCAACTCGCAGAGCTAAGCTTTCTGATTACGCTGTTCGTTTGCGTGAAAAGCAAAAATTGCGTTTTCATTATGGCATCAGCGAAAAGCAATTTCGTCGCTATGTAAGCAAGGCTTCATCTGCCAAAGGGAATCCTGGAACCAACTTGCTGCAAGCTCTCGAAACTCGTTTGGATAACGCAGTTTTTAGAGCGGGTATGGCTCCAACCGTGCGTGCTGCTCGTCAGATGGCAGGTCATGGTCACTTTGTGGTAAATGGTAAGCGTGTTGATATTCCTTCATATCCGCTTCGTGTGGGTGATGTAATAAGCATTCACGAAAACAGCAAAATGCGTGAGCAGATCAAGAATAATCGCAAAGATCCAAATAATTTGTCGTTGCCAAGCTATATTGAGATTGATGATGCACAAACTGCAGCAAAAATTACCATGAAGCCTGCTCGTGAAGATATTCCGGTAGAGGTTCTTGAGCAGTTCGTTATCGAATACTACTCCGGAAGATAA
- a CDS encoding ATP-binding protein translates to MVVTGGPGAGKTAVLEMLRRTLCPHVVILPEAASIIFKGGFWRRPSVAGRRASQRAIFHVQHELEQLVEDEGNTAIALCDRGSLDGLAYWPGSHATYFKQLKTTYEYELFRYEAIIHLETPSKLSGYDHSNPVRVEDAHQAHLIDKKLKLVWSKHPNRYFVKSTVDFMEKARLAINLIEQILPHCCGKDFGHASQE, encoded by the coding sequence ATTGTAGTCACTGGTGGCCCGGGTGCAGGCAAAACTGCTGTGTTGGAAATGCTGAGACGGACACTTTGTCCTCACGTGGTTATCCTGCCCGAGGCTGCAAGTATTATTTTTAAAGGAGGTTTCTGGCGAAGACCAAGTGTCGCTGGAAGAAGAGCATCACAGCGAGCAATATTTCATGTGCAGCATGAACTTGAACAGCTGGTTGAAGATGAAGGAAATACAGCAATTGCATTGTGTGATCGTGGCTCACTGGACGGCTTAGCCTATTGGCCAGGCAGTCATGCGACTTATTTTAAGCAGCTCAAGACCACCTATGAGTATGAATTATTTCGTTATGAAGCAATCATTCATTTAGAAACACCTTCAAAACTTAGTGGCTATGATCACAGCAATCCAGTGAGGGTAGAAGATGCCCATCAAGCTCATCTGATTGATAAAAAACTTAAATTAGTATGGAGCAAGCATCCTAATCGTTATTTTGTAAAAAGCACCGTTGATTTTATGGAAAAAGCGCGGCTGGCTATTAATTTGATTGAGCAAATTTTGCCTCATTGCTGCGGAAAAGATTTTGGGCATGCTAGTCAAGAATAA
- a CDS encoding LysR family transcriptional regulator, which produces MMANINLNLLRIFQAVYEDQNMTQAAKKLFLTQSGVSQHIKNLEETLNLILFDRVGKSLIPTRNAHSLYEQCKNSLDSLQLTIEQLSGSTPCGAISISAPPEFANSVLIPVLVKLKKIYPAIVIHLHVGMASQMTKKLLSGEQDIAFLDGVISDTRLETTLVYDERILLCCKRSLLKKYPLSPKKHLHNELPLLAYLPGEPIFQKWYRHHFGQTPTRLNISSYLSSSQNVARMICHGMGAGIISGNHFSELKKLGHDLVEISINKQALINPISMNRIKYRSSTFIENAVFKFLLMHLNEAL; this is translated from the coding sequence ATGATGGCAAATATAAACCTTAATCTTTTGCGAATTTTTCAAGCGGTCTATGAAGATCAAAACATGACTCAAGCTGCAAAAAAACTTTTTTTAACTCAAAGTGGCGTGAGTCAACATATAAAAAATCTAGAAGAAACTTTGAATTTAATTTTATTTGATAGAGTGGGGAAAAGTTTAATTCCCACAAGAAATGCACACTCACTCTACGAACAATGCAAAAATAGCCTGGATAGTTTGCAACTTACCATTGAGCAGCTCAGCGGTAGTACTCCATGTGGAGCAATTTCCATTAGTGCGCCACCTGAGTTTGCTAACAGTGTTTTGATTCCTGTTTTAGTTAAGCTTAAGAAAATTTATCCTGCGATTGTTATTCACCTTCATGTGGGCATGGCTTCTCAGATGACTAAAAAACTGTTGTCGGGAGAGCAGGATATAGCTTTCTTGGATGGTGTTATTTCTGATACTCGATTGGAAACAACTTTGGTCTATGATGAGCGCATTTTGTTGTGCTGTAAAAGATCTTTGTTAAAAAAATATCCTCTCAGTCCTAAAAAACATCTGCATAATGAACTGCCTCTTTTGGCCTATTTGCCGGGTGAGCCCATCTTTCAAAAATGGTATAGGCATCATTTTGGTCAAACTCCCACCAGGCTCAATATCTCTTCGTATTTAAGCAGCAGCCAGAACGTGGCGCGCATGATTTGCCATGGAATGGGGGCAGGGATCATTAGCGGCAATCATTTTTCTGAGTTAAAAAAATTAGGACACGATCTGGTGGAGATATCGATCAATAAACAAGCTTTAATAAATCCCATTTCAATGAATAGGATTAAATACAGAAGTTCAACTTTTATTGAGAATGCGGTGTTTAAATTTTTGTTGATGCACCTCAATGAGGCTTTGTAA
- a CDS encoding VWA domain-containing protein, translating into MFRKKWVKLSFLALCAGSNISANQTASVELNYSFEDATNNEITHGQKTVALDLEQAASTDMIDKSLLLIDMATSMKTSIEEFYGACQDLTPLPPPLPRPIPYLPTQPIVPPTTVIPVVIEDPCSPIKAQARASLLSDISSFEQRLNQNLIFKNDEKLFERLDLFRKLADNMENYSYYPGIGFPERSHLDGSIGAIVGAPINVSSGGAMDFSFVKKTIEDGMVPYKDNIDIKGFLSDFDLSPQLSDCNAVICIEPFYKLDPQQKKLFVQIGMDSNVNDANFQRKDLNLSLVIDISGSMSATDNTEKSRLDWAKDAAIETVENLREGDYLSIIVFESESEIILPITKIASQESKEDIINTIKTLETKGSTNLYDGLRLGFESLSQQNFIDSNNDKESRVILISDAGLNTGFTELSTALKLVSDYASEGIGLTAIGLGENFNQEFILGISQSAGGNYIYVHSGRDMYRYFQEFKFLVSPVAYKLKAFLTLNDMKASLKESYGLPKINDAQKSEFINVQTLFLTKGGGGTMILEYDLQ; encoded by the coding sequence ATGTTCAGAAAAAAATGGGTAAAACTTTCATTCCTGGCACTGTGTGCTGGGTCAAATATTTCTGCTAATCAAACAGCTTCAGTGGAACTCAACTATAGTTTTGAAGATGCTACCAATAATGAAATAACTCACGGTCAAAAAACTGTGGCGCTTGATCTTGAACAGGCCGCAAGTACAGATATGATCGATAAATCACTTTTGCTGATTGATATGGCAACATCCATGAAAACATCCATCGAAGAGTTTTATGGTGCATGCCAAGATCTAACTCCTCTTCCTCCACCACTACCTAGGCCCATACCTTATCTACCGACTCAACCAATAGTACCGCCGACAACAGTAATTCCTGTAGTTATCGAAGATCCTTGCTCACCCATCAAGGCTCAGGCTCGAGCAAGTCTGCTCAGTGATATTTCTTCATTTGAACAAAGGCTCAATCAAAATCTTATATTTAAAAACGATGAAAAATTATTTGAGCGCCTGGATCTATTCAGAAAACTCGCCGACAATATGGAAAATTATTCCTATTATCCTGGTATAGGCTTTCCTGAGCGTTCTCATTTGGATGGATCCATCGGAGCAATCGTGGGAGCACCAATAAATGTTAGTTCTGGTGGTGCCATGGATTTTTCTTTTGTTAAAAAAACAATTGAAGATGGCATGGTCCCTTACAAAGACAATATCGATATCAAAGGATTTTTGAGCGATTTTGATTTAAGCCCACAACTTTCAGATTGCAATGCTGTCATCTGCATCGAACCTTTTTATAAACTTGATCCTCAACAAAAGAAATTATTTGTGCAGATCGGTATGGATTCCAATGTGAATGATGCAAACTTTCAAAGAAAAGATTTGAATCTCAGCTTGGTTATCGATATTAGCGGCTCCATGAGCGCAACAGATAATACCGAAAAATCGCGACTCGATTGGGCTAAAGATGCGGCCATTGAAACAGTAGAAAATCTCCGTGAAGGCGACTATCTATCGATCATTGTTTTTGAAAGCGAAAGTGAAATTATTTTGCCAATAACAAAGATTGCTTCTCAAGAAAGCAAAGAAGATATTATCAATACAATAAAAACTCTCGAAACTAAAGGCAGCACCAACCTCTATGATGGATTGCGACTGGGATTTGAATCTTTGAGTCAACAAAATTTCATTGATAGCAATAATGATAAAGAAAGCCGAGTCATCTTGATATCCGATGCAGGGCTTAACACTGGTTTCACGGAGCTTTCAACAGCCCTAAAATTAGTAAGTGATTACGCTTCGGAAGGTATTGGCCTTACTGCCATAGGTCTCGGTGAAAATTTCAACCAAGAGTTCATCCTTGGTATTAGCCAATCTGCCGGAGGCAATTACATCTATGTTCATTCTGGCAGGGATATGTATCGCTATTTTCAAGAATTTAAGTTTCTCGTTTCACCGGTAGCATACAAATTGAAAGCATTTTTAACACTCAACGACATGAAAGCAAGCTTAAAAGAAAGCTATGGACTACCTAAAATAAATGATGCTCAAAAATCTGAATTCATCAACGTGCAGACACTATTCTTAACCAAAGGTGGCGGTGGCACCATGATCTTGGAATATGATCTGCAATAA